In Spirosoma aureum, a single genomic region encodes these proteins:
- a CDS encoding glycoside hydrolase family 71/99-like protein: MKTRPSLILLFFLLISIGVRSQQAKVNDGESNSLYTNYKGLVMAGYQGWFAAQGDESNRGWHHYQKKGRFEPGFASIDFWPDVKDYPKTYKTAFQYANGSPAYVYSPYDETSVDLHFRWMNDYGIDGVFMQRFLSEIKSESGKRHFNKVLANALKAAKKYKRAICIMYDLSGSTSADMALVVSDWNELQQRFALFDTNENPTYLHHNGKPLLAIWGVGFNDNRKYTVADIQTVVDSIKGPTKKTSILLGVPYYWRTMTKDTEPSESLHPLIKSADIIMPWAVGRYNASTYASVAGNTLADDIAWCKTHSVDYVPLVFPGFSWGNLKNNPAVYNQIPRLKGDFLWQQVAGAKQAGAQSLYVAMFDEIDEGTAIFKTKKEDELPLNGNGNFVGIEADLDADYYLWLTGQAASWFHKNKGYNQQKPFRKK; this comes from the coding sequence ACAGCCTATACACCAATTACAAAGGATTGGTTATGGCTGGGTATCAGGGTTGGTTTGCTGCACAGGGAGACGAGTCGAACCGAGGATGGCATCACTATCAGAAAAAGGGCAGGTTCGAGCCGGGGTTTGCTTCCATCGACTTCTGGCCCGATGTGAAAGATTATCCGAAAACGTACAAAACGGCATTTCAATACGCCAATGGCAGCCCCGCTTATGTCTATAGTCCCTACGACGAAACCAGCGTCGATCTACACTTCAGGTGGATGAACGACTACGGTATCGATGGGGTATTCATGCAGCGGTTCCTGTCCGAAATAAAATCCGAAAGTGGGAAACGGCATTTCAACAAAGTACTGGCCAATGCGCTCAAAGCGGCCAAAAAGTACAAGCGGGCCATATGCATTATGTACGATCTAAGCGGATCAACCTCTGCCGACATGGCTCTGGTAGTGAGTGACTGGAATGAGTTGCAGCAACGTTTTGCCCTGTTCGATACGAATGAAAACCCGACCTACCTGCACCACAATGGTAAACCGCTTTTGGCTATCTGGGGTGTTGGTTTCAATGATAACCGTAAATACACCGTTGCCGACATCCAAACCGTAGTTGATTCGATAAAAGGCCCTACGAAGAAAACCTCGATTCTGCTGGGCGTGCCGTATTACTGGCGGACAATGACGAAAGACACGGAACCATCTGAATCGCTCCACCCGCTCATCAAAAGTGCCGACATTATTATGCCCTGGGCCGTCGGTCGTTACAATGCCAGTACGTACGCTTCTGTCGCCGGCAATACCCTGGCCGATGACATAGCCTGGTGCAAAACCCATTCAGTCGATTATGTACCACTTGTTTTTCCGGGATTCAGTTGGGGAAATTTAAAAAATAATCCTGCGGTCTATAATCAGATTCCGCGACTAAAGGGCGATTTCCTGTGGCAACAAGTCGCTGGCGCAAAGCAGGCTGGCGCTCAAAGCCTGTATGTAGCCATGTTCGATGAGATTGATGAGGGAACGGCTATTTTTAAAACAAAAAAAGAAGATGAACTACCTTTGAATGGCAATGGTAACTTTGTGGGTATTGAAGCTGATCTGGATGCTGATTATTATTTATGGCTCACAGGGCAGGCAGCCAGTTGGTTTCATAAAAACAAAGGATACAATCAGCAAAAACCATTCAGAAAAAAGTAG